One segment of Scomber scombrus chromosome 3, fScoSco1.1, whole genome shotgun sequence DNA contains the following:
- the terf2ip gene encoding telomeric repeat-binding factor 2-interacting protein 1 isoform X1, giving the protein MPSKQQDAKPKILSVLFMTLDGEPMSFYLRPGPVKSKLQPLITAGGGLLCNVQQPGAILLIDPEEKGSIPESTAHWYVSTQYIHDCIEKDEQLNLEDYRLNPEGEQRQSPRPSNRKEPSPSGLGGRVAYTPEEDDAILSYVSKHKSEIGGNRLWQQMEKQCVTIHSWQSMKYRYRVRLAHKQSEIEEVETTEEKLKAAEEETKEEEKQETEEAAPSQAHSETTDPLQTQSAGTDLTQIDAEPIPAERTQPENSTEAQTSSSPQPEEPPMDPQREAIPAESTEPETDTSQSTPQQENVPEDSQPEPLPSTSSLKKSKQKEKTSPTLVQPQRRSTRRQLELEDTLSSQPYSKKLRSASASIEQPSSSPQPSKKTRPAVKSSSQKDTTVDEPSPKRARGKREATVAECQQEESLQAAVSDTVQADEESDSVPQTGEKKEGRKLGILESATKEFEDESDPEDEAPHHQNPAATVTLQPTSTDPVPPSSDKAVDAASTQSNPEPGPSLQENVQEALASSSNHLPETSCPQPASAEPAASMPTAAQPPATEPAVAEPAVAEPPATEPAVAEPAVAEPAVTEPAVVAPAVHEPAAVAPAGTEPAVPEPPVTEPAVVASAAVVPAAAECAAAQVVPATSKPHLFIFDNESQEEDSQSVIGNNTAVNPQPTVNKEAAVSLTQVQLEEDKQRIRELISQTKQDLICVTKALLRTSGDFSAALELLLNSSSVSGPFWNRCDDSLLLSADPAARQQLQEKYGEEGVAKRIVFLI; this is encoded by the exons ATGCCGTCCAAACAGCAGGATGCCAAACCTAAAATCCTTTCGGTTCTCTTCATGACCTTGGATGGTGAACCCATGTCTTTCTATCTGCGGCCGGGTCCCGTCAAGAGCAAGCTCCAGCCGCTCATCACAGCTGGAGGAGGCCTGCTGTGCAATGTGCAGCAGCCCGGAGCGATTCTGCTGATTGACCCAGAAGAGAAAGGCTCTATTCCTGAAAGTACTGCTCACTG GTACGTGTCCACGCAGTACATTCATGACTGTATTGAGAAAGACGAACAGCTGAATTTAGAGGACTACAGGTTAAATCCTGAAGGAGAACAAAGACAATCTCCTAGACCCAGCAACAGAAAAGAGCCCTCACCATCTGGACTAGGAG GCAGAGTGGCTTACACCCCTGAAGAGGACGACGCCATTTTGAGTTATGTCAGCAAGCACAAGAGTGAAATTGGTGGGAACCGGCTTTGGCAACAGATGGAAAAGCAGTGTGTGACCATTCACAGTTGGCAGTCGATGAAATACCGTTATAGAGTCCGACTGGCTCATAAACAGTCAGAGATTGAGGAGGTGGAAACAACAGAGGAAAAGCTCAaggcagcagaggaagagaCCAAG GAAGAGGAAAAGCAAGAGACAGAAGAAGCTGCTCCTTCTCAAGCACATTCAGAGACAACAGACCCTCTTCAGACACAATCAGCAGGAACAGATCTAACACAG ATAGATGCTGAGCCTATACCAGCTGAAAGAACACAACCAGAGAACTCAacagaagctcaaacatcaagCTCTCCCCAACCTGAGGAGCCTCCCAtggacccacagagagaggctATTCCTGCTGAGAGCACAGAACCAGAAACCGATACATCACAATCAACCCCCCAACAAGAAAATGTGCCAGAGGACTCTCAACCTGAGCCCCTGCCCAGCACTTCTTCtctaaaaaagtcaaaacagaaagagaagacCTCCCCTACACTGGTCCAACCGCAGCGCCGGTCAACACGCAGGCAGCTTGAGCTCGAGGACACACTGTCATCTCAACCTTACAGCAAAAAACTCAGATCAgcatcagcttctattgagcaaCCATCATCATCCCCCCAGCCATCAAAGAAAACTAGACCAGCAGTTAAATCTTCTTCTCAAAAAGACACAACAGTAGACGAGCCGTCTCCTAAGAGagccagaggaaagagagaggcaaCAGTGGCAGAGTGTCAACAGGAGGAGAGTTTACAGGCTGCTGTTTCTGATACAGTGCAAGCAG ATGAGGAATCTGATTCAGTGCCACagacaggagagaagaaagaagggaggaaattGGGGATTCTTGAGTCGGCTACAAAGGAGTTTGAAGATGAAAGTGAC CCTGAGGACGAAGCTCCACATCACCAAAACCCAGCTGCAACGGTGACGCTACAACCCACATCAACAGATCCTGTCCCGCCCTCTTCAGACAAAGCTGTTGATGCTGCTTCCACACAGTCCAACCCTGAGCCTGGACCCAGCCTTCAGGAGAATGTGCAAGAGGCCTTGGCCTCCAGTAGCAACCACCTACCAGAGACAAGTTGTCCTCAGCCTGCATCCGCTGAGCCTGCAGCGTCCATGCCTACAGCTGCTCAGCCTCCAGCCACTGAGCCTGCAGTCGCTGAGCCTGCAGTGGCTGAGCCTCCAGCCACTGAGCCTGCAGTCGCTGAGCCTGCAGTCGCTGAGCCTGCAGTCACTGAGCCTGCAGTCGTTGCACCTGCAGTCCATGAGCCTGCAGCCGTTGCACCTGCAGGCACCGAGCCTGCCGTCCCTGAGCCTCCAGTCACTGAGCCTGCAGTCGTTGCGTCTGCAGCAGTTGTGCCTGCAGCTGCCGAGTGTGCAGCTGCTCAGGTGGTCCCAGCTACCTCCAAGCCCCACCTTTTCATATTTGACAATGAATCTCAGGAAGAAGACTCTCAGTCAGTTATTGGTAACAACACAGCAGTCAACCCACAGCCAACAGTGAACAAAGAAGCTGCAGTGTCGCTGACTCAGGTCCAGTTAGAAGAGGACAAGCAGCGAATCAGAGAGCTGATAAGCCAGACAAAACAG GACTTAATTTGTGTGACCAAAGCCCTGTTGAGGACTAGTGGAGATTTCTCTGCGGCCCTGGAGCTGCTTTTGAATTCCTCCTCTGTTTCTGGACCTTTTTGGAATCGCTGTGACGACAGTCTTTTGCTCTCAGCAGATCCTGCGGCCcgccagcagctgcaggagaaaTACGGTGAGGAGGGCGTGGCCAAAAGAATAGTGTTCCTTATATGA
- the terf2ip gene encoding telomeric repeat-binding factor 2-interacting protein 1 isoform X2 translates to MPSKQQDAKPKILSVLFMTLDGEPMSFYLRPGPVKSKLQPLITAGGGLLCNVQQPGAILLIDPEEKGSIPESTAHWYVSTQYIHDCIEKDEQLNLEDYRLNPEGEQRQSPRPSNRKEPSPSGLGGRVAYTPEEDDAILSYVSKHKSEIGGNRLWQQMEKQCVTIHSWQSMKYRYRVRLAHKQSEIEEVETTEEKLKAAEEETKAHSETTDPLQTQSAGTDLTQIDAEPIPAERTQPENSTEAQTSSSPQPEEPPMDPQREAIPAESTEPETDTSQSTPQQENVPEDSQPEPLPSTSSLKKSKQKEKTSPTLVQPQRRSTRRQLELEDTLSSQPYSKKLRSASASIEQPSSSPQPSKKTRPAVKSSSQKDTTVDEPSPKRARGKREATVAECQQEESLQAAVSDTVQADEESDSVPQTGEKKEGRKLGILESATKEFEDESDPEDEAPHHQNPAATVTLQPTSTDPVPPSSDKAVDAASTQSNPEPGPSLQENVQEALASSSNHLPETSCPQPASAEPAASMPTAAQPPATEPAVAEPAVAEPPATEPAVAEPAVAEPAVTEPAVVAPAVHEPAAVAPAGTEPAVPEPPVTEPAVVASAAVVPAAAECAAAQVVPATSKPHLFIFDNESQEEDSQSVIGNNTAVNPQPTVNKEAAVSLTQVQLEEDKQRIRELISQTKQDLICVTKALLRTSGDFSAALELLLNSSSVSGPFWNRCDDSLLLSADPAARQQLQEKYGEEGVAKRIVFLI, encoded by the exons ATGCCGTCCAAACAGCAGGATGCCAAACCTAAAATCCTTTCGGTTCTCTTCATGACCTTGGATGGTGAACCCATGTCTTTCTATCTGCGGCCGGGTCCCGTCAAGAGCAAGCTCCAGCCGCTCATCACAGCTGGAGGAGGCCTGCTGTGCAATGTGCAGCAGCCCGGAGCGATTCTGCTGATTGACCCAGAAGAGAAAGGCTCTATTCCTGAAAGTACTGCTCACTG GTACGTGTCCACGCAGTACATTCATGACTGTATTGAGAAAGACGAACAGCTGAATTTAGAGGACTACAGGTTAAATCCTGAAGGAGAACAAAGACAATCTCCTAGACCCAGCAACAGAAAAGAGCCCTCACCATCTGGACTAGGAG GCAGAGTGGCTTACACCCCTGAAGAGGACGACGCCATTTTGAGTTATGTCAGCAAGCACAAGAGTGAAATTGGTGGGAACCGGCTTTGGCAACAGATGGAAAAGCAGTGTGTGACCATTCACAGTTGGCAGTCGATGAAATACCGTTATAGAGTCCGACTGGCTCATAAACAGTCAGAGATTGAGGAGGTGGAAACAACAGAGGAAAAGCTCAaggcagcagaggaagagaCCAAGG CACATTCAGAGACAACAGACCCTCTTCAGACACAATCAGCAGGAACAGATCTAACACAG ATAGATGCTGAGCCTATACCAGCTGAAAGAACACAACCAGAGAACTCAacagaagctcaaacatcaagCTCTCCCCAACCTGAGGAGCCTCCCAtggacccacagagagaggctATTCCTGCTGAGAGCACAGAACCAGAAACCGATACATCACAATCAACCCCCCAACAAGAAAATGTGCCAGAGGACTCTCAACCTGAGCCCCTGCCCAGCACTTCTTCtctaaaaaagtcaaaacagaaagagaagacCTCCCCTACACTGGTCCAACCGCAGCGCCGGTCAACACGCAGGCAGCTTGAGCTCGAGGACACACTGTCATCTCAACCTTACAGCAAAAAACTCAGATCAgcatcagcttctattgagcaaCCATCATCATCCCCCCAGCCATCAAAGAAAACTAGACCAGCAGTTAAATCTTCTTCTCAAAAAGACACAACAGTAGACGAGCCGTCTCCTAAGAGagccagaggaaagagagaggcaaCAGTGGCAGAGTGTCAACAGGAGGAGAGTTTACAGGCTGCTGTTTCTGATACAGTGCAAGCAG ATGAGGAATCTGATTCAGTGCCACagacaggagagaagaaagaagggaggaaattGGGGATTCTTGAGTCGGCTACAAAGGAGTTTGAAGATGAAAGTGAC CCTGAGGACGAAGCTCCACATCACCAAAACCCAGCTGCAACGGTGACGCTACAACCCACATCAACAGATCCTGTCCCGCCCTCTTCAGACAAAGCTGTTGATGCTGCTTCCACACAGTCCAACCCTGAGCCTGGACCCAGCCTTCAGGAGAATGTGCAAGAGGCCTTGGCCTCCAGTAGCAACCACCTACCAGAGACAAGTTGTCCTCAGCCTGCATCCGCTGAGCCTGCAGCGTCCATGCCTACAGCTGCTCAGCCTCCAGCCACTGAGCCTGCAGTCGCTGAGCCTGCAGTGGCTGAGCCTCCAGCCACTGAGCCTGCAGTCGCTGAGCCTGCAGTCGCTGAGCCTGCAGTCACTGAGCCTGCAGTCGTTGCACCTGCAGTCCATGAGCCTGCAGCCGTTGCACCTGCAGGCACCGAGCCTGCCGTCCCTGAGCCTCCAGTCACTGAGCCTGCAGTCGTTGCGTCTGCAGCAGTTGTGCCTGCAGCTGCCGAGTGTGCAGCTGCTCAGGTGGTCCCAGCTACCTCCAAGCCCCACCTTTTCATATTTGACAATGAATCTCAGGAAGAAGACTCTCAGTCAGTTATTGGTAACAACACAGCAGTCAACCCACAGCCAACAGTGAACAAAGAAGCTGCAGTGTCGCTGACTCAGGTCCAGTTAGAAGAGGACAAGCAGCGAATCAGAGAGCTGATAAGCCAGACAAAACAG GACTTAATTTGTGTGACCAAAGCCCTGTTGAGGACTAGTGGAGATTTCTCTGCGGCCCTGGAGCTGCTTTTGAATTCCTCCTCTGTTTCTGGACCTTTTTGGAATCGCTGTGACGACAGTCTTTTGCTCTCAGCAGATCCTGCGGCCcgccagcagctgcaggagaaaTACGGTGAGGAGGGCGTGGCCAAAAGAATAGTGTTCCTTATATGA
- the iffo2b gene encoding intermediate filament family orphan 2 — protein sequence MRWEEELSKREQLESTVGSLQQRAQESSEVQDDLNEKVDRLKAELVVFKSLMSDQMSDLDTKIQEKARRVDMDICRRIDITAKLCDVAQQRNSEDMSKMFSVSPARALPEKSLSEKGAAVACCRRKERKVMSDEESSDMDAEPSPLEEDVPGSLNITDEMKRMLNQLRETFEIDDDCDSLTWEENEETLLLWEDFANYNVPCTITATACTTTCPSDGNGEAPDPDSQDGSLGSLIDETESLFKTREQEYQETIGQIEMELATAKSDMNRHLHEYMEMCSMKRGLDVQMETCRRMIKGGRNSPSISSVASSDSGNTDEIQDEISDKDAEAEGPVS from the exons ATGCG ATGGGAGGAGGAGCTGTCCAAACGAGAGCAGCTGGAGTCTACGGTGGGATCCCTGCAGCAG AGGGCCCAGGAGTCATCAGAGGTCCAGGACGACCTAAACGAAAAGGTGGACAGACTGAAGGCTGAACTCGTGGTCTTCAAGAGTCTGATGAGTGAT CAAATGTCTGACCTGGACACCAAGATTCAGGAGAAAGCCAGGCGGGTGGACATGGACATCTGCAGACGGATTGACATTACGGCCAAACTGTGCGATGTGGCTCAACAACGCAACTCAGAGGACATGTCAAAGATGTTCAGTGTCAGTCCGGCCAGAGCACTCCCAGAGAAGTCACTCTCAGAGAAG GGAGCAGCTGTAGCCTGCTGCAGGAGGAAAGAGCGTAAAGTGATGTCTGATGAGGAGAGTTCAGATATGGATGCTGAGCCCAGCCCTTTGGAGGAGGATGTCCCCGGTTCACTCAACATCACAGACGAAATGAAACGCATGCTCAATCAGCT GCGCGAGACGTTTGAAATTGACGACGACTGTGACAGCCTCACGTGGGAGGAAAACGAGGAGACTCTGTTGCTGTGGGAGGACTTTGCAAACTACAACGTGCCCTGCACCATCACTGCGACAGCCTGCACGACCACCTGCCCCAGTGATGGCAACGGTGAAGCCCCTGATCCA GACTCCCAGGATGGAAGTCTTGGCAGCCTCATTGATGAAACAGAGTCACTATTTAAGACCAGAGAGCAGGAGTATCAGGAGACCATCGGCCAAATCGAG ATGGAATTGGCCACAGCAAAGAGTGACATGAACCGACATCTACATGAGTACATGGAGATGTGCAGCATGAAGCGAGGCCTGGACGTGCAGATGGAGACCTGTCGACGGATGATTAAAGGCGGCAGGAACTCTCCCTCTATCAGCTCTGTTGCCAGCAGCGACTCAGGGAACACAGACGAGATCCAGGACGAGATTTCGGACAAGGACGCAGAGGCTGAAGGCCCTGTTAGTTGA